Part of the Ziziphus jujuba cultivar Dongzao chromosome 8, ASM3175591v1 genome is shown below.
TGGGACTATTATTCATGTTATGTGACTTCTGTctcattttctaaatttgagATAGAAAGCATCCCCAGAGCTAAACGAGGACAGCCAATGGCTGACCAGAAATTACACCTAcgaaatttcaaattcaatgaTAAAATATCTTAGGTTCGTGATAAATATTTGTGTCACTTAAATGAATGGCATTCTGTGATAAACATATACTTTGTCATTAAATTTTACGATCAGCTacaaaaacattaaatttatacCTGTGAGCCTTTAGCATCGCAGATACCATTACGTGACTAGCATTCTTATGCCACTAAATTGGTTTAATGATGAAATTTATACACTTAGTGATACACAGCTGTGTTGCTGAAGGCCAAATTTGTTGTTGTGAGGCCCATAAACATGAACAAAAACAAGGTACAAAGTACAAAGTACGAAAAACCTTTATCACTGAATAATGAGCTACAATGATGTGAATGTGATATAATTGTTTCATGTAAATTTTACTCAATTGGATCCTAGTATGTTTGGACCTGAAAAgttattaatataattgttattcctataacttttatttattacaaattgaatgatttccaagaaaaaaaaatattattataaattaaataacctGTAATAATGCAGAAAGTAATTTTTacgaaataattattaaatttttgattatAAATGGTTAGAAAGCCAACTAAGCCGATTGCATGACTATGAGATGAGGTAGCGGAAGAGACGTAGAAGAGGTGAACATTAGCCACTTAATGGCTGTCACTTCCAGGTCTGGCACTCTCAATTTCAAAGCTTTTGATAAGGTTCGTACTTACTAGTCTTGTCCTTTTCTTTCTTGCTTAACTGTGTCCCTTGTTTGGTTTTGCAAAGTCCTTTATTTGTTGAGCTCTAGGTTATATTTGATCATAAATGATCTGTGAAGCTTTAATATCCATACGCcgtttacataaaaaaaaaaaattcccatttAAGCCCACCACGACATCCACACAACATATTGTACATAGCTCTCCATTATGGTTTTATGTTTGTTATGGTGGAAAAGTACGAGGATGGAAAAAGATGAATGAAAaagtgaaaagaagaaaaatagtgtaattatttaatcaggaaggaaaagagaatggataaaaaaataagggataatttttttctttaaaaataatttctctatcTAAGGATAAACATTCAACAGATATAAAATAACgcaatttatttagtttttttttttaaatttttttacttctataccaaataaaaaataaaaaataatttttttatctttcatgTTATACCAAACTATAGGAGcaagaaatatgaaaattttccaacccTCCAATTTTTCATTACTCTTTCATTGTccatcctttttatttttcatcccaTCTCTCCTACCAAAGAAAGGCTTATACCAGGGTTCCATTGATTAGCTTATTCCCCACTATTAgtacaattttttgttttttattttattttattttaatggaaaCTAGTAGTTCAATTGTTGATGGTGAATAGTTCAAACAATCCAAAAGCCCAAAATAAGCAACTTGTATAACATTACAGTCAAGCAAACAGATACAAATACAAGTAAATCTGTGGTTTGGACCGTGAAGACAGTGGCAGGGGATGAAGGAAAATGGCAAACAGGTACAGGAAgagggaattaaaaaaaaataaaaaattaatgagcAGAAAACAAAtagatattataattaatatctaTCATCAATTCGGAACTAGATTTTCATCcaccaaattaaataaaagaaacgAATTCATAATCCAGATCTATCTGGTAATATGGGCAATGAAAGAATCGCATTCCAACCGAGAAACTCCTCCATCAGCAGTAGCACTTCGAACTTTGTCACCCAAATCTTTAGCTCTCTTCCTCATCTCATCTCCTTCATCCGAACCCATTAATCTCCTCAAAGCTTTGCTAATCTCCGACGAGCTCACCACTTGGTCTCTGCGTCTCCATTCCTTTACATTCACACCGATTTTGAGCACGTCTGTTATGAGCAGAGCATTCATGGGTTGGTCCGAATGCATTGGCCATGTTGCTATAGGAACTCCATAGCTAATGCTCTCCAAGCAAGAGTTCCACCCACAGTGACTCAAAAACCCACCTGTAGATTTGTGCTGCAGAATTTCAAGCTGTGGAGCCCAATCTCTCACCACCATTCCCTTTCCTTTCACTCTATCCTCAAACCCTTCCGGAAGCTCATGTCGACCTTTTTCACTTTCTACAAGACCATCCTTTTTATGATCTGCATCTGTGAATACCCAAATGAACTTTGCCTCACTCAGCTCCAATCCCAGAGCAAGTTCTTTAAGCTGTTGATCATGATCCCCCATTGAAATTGTGGTTCCAAAGGAGATGTACAAGACACAGTCTGGTTCTTGTTTGTCAAGCCATTCCAAGCATTTGTCTCTGCCATTAATGGAATTTCTCCCAATATTCTTTGAATTATATGTTACCTGGTGTAGAGGCCCAATCGGCCAGCCCTTTTTATCGTTCTGTTTCTCCACCAGAAGGTCAAGAAAAGCACCATCTATCACTTTGCATGCATTGTATAAAGTTCCCAAAGCAGATAATGATTTCACGAACTGGGTTTGGCGAGTTAAAAAATTTGTAGTCTGGTAACTAAAAGCTCCTTCAGTAGATGGAATCTCAATTGGGTCTTTAATTTCATGAGCTAATTCACTAGGAATTGGAAGAAATTTCTCTGAGCTCGCAGCAcaagaaaagcaaaaaacagTGAAAACAGTGGTGGCTTGAAAGAAATAGGTTTCAGCATTGGTTATAGAAATAGCATCTTGTACTACAGAGGAGGTTAAAACGTCGTGGATGATGATAATTCTTTTGGCTTTGGAAGAGAGCTGGTGGATAAGCGCACCAACTGGTTGACGAAGGTGCTCAGTGACATGAAAATATGGAAGAAGAAATTCTGTGGAGTATGAAGTTGGAGGAATTGAGAAGTCATGAAATTCAGGGACGAAAGGAGGAATTGGGAAGTCATGGAATTGGATTTCTGATAAGTTCAAAGCATGAGCTCGCGTCCTCACCTGAGAATTGTGAATGGAGGAACCGGCGTAGTGGACTGGTATTTTGTAGGAAGAAATAAGACATGAGAGTTGCAAGAGCTGGTTCATATGGCTGTGAACTGGGAAAGGAACCATTACCACGATAACCGAAGCGTCTTTGATGCTAAGGTTTTCATGTTTCTGCTGCTCATGTTGATGTTGATGGTGAGTAGCCATTGATGAATCTTGGATTGCGTTGCGTATGAAAGCAAAAAACCGggggtaaaatatatattacttgaGCTGTGTCTTCcttaatttttcatttgttttcggTGAAATACTTAGATTTTAATTTATGTGGTTGTAATATGTCTacgtatctttttttctttttttgtaatagATATGTGTACGTATCTTAGATGAGATAAGAGAGAAAGTCACTAACAAGTCCATCGAAAATAACAGGGAAGATATTATGattctttttttgtctttttttattgaataattttgtTCTGTTACTATATTTTTCTACTTTCAGCAGATATTTTTGCATTTGTCTGTACATAGTAATTTGCATTATCTTTCcaagtcaaaaaaataaaaatcacatgcgtaaattttgataattgcGTACACAATATTTAACATTGCAACAAAACAATTCAAAAGCTCTGAAAAATAGATTAggtgtttttataatttacgtATATAGAATTTAGAATGTATATTAGATTATTAATTtactatctttatttatttatttattttttaaacacaaGTGTccataattaaatatgatgTCTAATGTGGCTacttatctgttttttttttttttttttttttttttttttttttgggggggtggtAAAGCTGTGTGTATTTATGTTTGAGCAAAAAGAAAACGATTTAAGTAATGTTTGGTTGGTGACTTTGTAGGAGGGATCGAGTAACTTAAAATTCATAATTGATCTtgtaaaatgaaatatttaccaataaaaaaagattttgatatttgagATTGGcgtttcaaatttgaaatcattATTGTTGGAAGAAACTATTAAATTTAACCGTCACAAGACATGATTTCTAACACGTTttctattaccaaaaataacacaatgtttcaaaaattttgcaatatatcattgcaaaatatatatgttaatgcCACAAGCTTAGACTCTGCTCCACATAGCATCATTGCCATCCTGAAAACAAGGCTTCATGCACATCGGAGGGTTGCCAGATAAAACCCTTCTGACGTTTAAGTTGATATCTAAGCTAGATGTAACATTAGAAGAGAAGAAGACAATGTTCCTCTTTTTGGTGAATAGGTtgttcctttatatatatatatatatatatatataaaacaattgggtTCTTTTATATCctaaattttccattttcctgTTTTTGATAATGCTTAAAAATGCATTTGAAACCCCCTATAAAGCAAGACTATACTAAATAGTACAGTACACGTTTGGTGTGCCCAAAGTTGTACGAAAGTATACAATTTACACTCTATCTTGCACCGTTAGATCCAGCACCCCCGGTTCAACTCGCACTAACTCATgccgattttattttatttt
Proteins encoded:
- the LOC107413553 gene encoding zeatin O-xylosyltransferase, which produces MATHHQHQHEQQKHENLSIKDASVIVVMVPFPVHSHMNQLLQLSCLISSYKIPVHYAGSSIHNSQVRTRAHALNLSEIQFHDFPIPPFVPEFHDFSIPPTSYSTEFLLPYFHVTEHLRQPVGALIHQLSSKAKRIIIIHDVLTSSVVQDAISITNAETYFFQATTVFTVFCFSCAASSEKFLPIPSELAHEIKDPIEIPSTEGAFSYQTTNFLTRQTQFVKSLSALGTLYNACKVIDGAFLDLLVEKQNDKKGWPIGPLHQVTYNSKNIGRNSINGRDKCLEWLDKQEPDCVLYISFGTTISMGDHDQQLKELALGLELSEAKFIWVFTDADHKKDGLVESEKGRHELPEGFEDRVKGKGMVVRDWAPQLEILQHKSTGGFLSHCGWNSCLESISYGVPIATWPMHSDQPMNALLITDVLKIGVNVKEWRRRDQVVSSSEISKALRRLMGSDEGDEMRKRAKDLGDKVRSATADGGVSRLECDSFIAHITR